One region of Wyeomyia smithii strain HCP4-BCI-WySm-NY-G18 chromosome 3, ASM2978416v1, whole genome shotgun sequence genomic DNA includes:
- the LOC129728604 gene encoding uncharacterized protein LOC129728604, which translates to MWTMVQAGILLSMFVLAYSETIHFTNSVKHLHTTKNFTTYEVDVPGSKPITIIEANPENSNARKPAMGQLRNAVGAGVEEHANVVRDDLINALRTMPPKKTFYSPDLLNKFLQEYSERLKNADPNTKQKLMEIGLMTNKQTLEEDSEQSKEDQLLLEDSDERNALGNSKWYSDNRKTHPWNLKDGWVTMEAVPWSESKVSKWHSNSNKHNSYPSNNQWPGSNSEEMSYRPKPAYASIASQSQSNNFYSSSDDDYVDSLYSLNRPEEKPSKPAFDSFYNRRYKPSEDYVRKTSQYNPDYSGDSWYDHGFKKPTDSNKVLHSQSGDIITDGRKPQFPPHGTSPLYQQQQQPSNKDRYHPQSYPNGGNGEWVLISTTKGYQYPRRQGQRAISFQPATLSHKSIKLTVLPMKNSLDMTTSHNGLIEVASSTQTVEQSFKEQQNKQGTALQTTTTAAPVKRKRRVTPQISLLHRNTANQDSTAVLAALGAGMVPAALAVLAPMVLGRRRRRRRSVEPEHHLTVPTGL; encoded by the coding sequence ATGTGGACAATGGTGCAAGCTGGGATTTTATTGTCGATGTTTGTGCTGGCGTATAGTGAAACAATTCATTTCACGAACTCTGTTAAACATTTGCATACAACAAAGAATTTTACCACCTATGAGGTGGACGTGCCCGGTTCGAAACCGATTACCATCATCGAGGCTAATCCGGAAAATTCGAACGCCAGGAAGCCGGCTATGGGACAGCTTCGGAATGCTGTCGGAGCAGGTGTGGAAGAACATGCAAACGTTGTGCGAGATGATCTAATTAATGCCTTGAGGACAATGCCCCCCAAAAAGACGTTTTATTCTCCGGATTTGCTGAATAAGTTCCTTCAAGAGTACTCGGAGCGCTTGAAAAATGCCGACCCTAATACCAAACAAAAGCTAATGGAGATTGGTTTGATGACTAATAAACAAACACTAGAAGAGGATAGCGAGCAGAGCAAGGAAGATCAGTTACTTTTGGAGGACAGCGATGAGAGAAACGCGCTTGGTAATAGTAAGTGGTACAGTGACAATCGGAAGACTCATCCTTGGAACTTGAAGGATGGGTGGGTCACAATGGAAGCAGTTCCGTGGTCGGAAAGTAAAGTTTCCAAATGGCACAGCAATTCTAACAAACATAATTCATATCCAAGTAACAACCAATGGCCAGGAAGCAATAGTGAAGAAATGTCGTATCGACCAAAACCCGCGTATGCTTCGATAGCATCACAATCTCAATCGAACAATTTCTACAGCAGTTCGGACGATGATTACGTCGATAGTTTATACTCCCTAAATCGGCCAGAGGAAAAACCGTCCAAGCCGGCATTCGATTCATTCTACAACCGACGGTATAAACCGTCAGAGGATTATGTCCGGAAAACTTCCCAGTACAACCCGGATTACAGTGGAGATTCGTGGTACGATCATGGTTTCAAGAAACCAACAGACAGTAACAAGGTCCTTCATTCGCAGAGCGGTGACATCATCACAGACGGTCGTAAGCCACAGTTTCCTCCGCACGGCACCTCCCCGCtataccagcagcagcagcagccatcCAACAAAGATCGGTACCACCCTCAATCCTACCCGAACGGAGGCAACGGCGAGTGGGTCCTAATCTCAACCACCAAAGGATACCAGTATCCCCGCCGGCAGGGCCAACGTGCAATATCCTTTCAACCTGCGACCCTATCCCATAAATCCATCAAACTGACCGTCCTCCCGATGAAGAACTCCCTGGACATGACCACCTCACACAACGGCTTGATTGAGGTGGCTTCCTCCACCCAAACGGTCGAGCAATCCTTCAAGGAACAACAAAACAAGCAGGGCACCGCTCTTCAAACAACCACCACAGCTGCTCCGGTGAAGAGAAAACGGCGCGTAACGCCGCAAATTTCGCTACTCCATCGTAACACCGCCAATCAGGACAGTACCGCCGTACTGGCGGCGCTCGGTGCAGGAATGGTTCCCGCAGCGCTGGCCGTTCTCGCTCCGATGGTCCTCGGCCGCCGAAGGAGGAGGCGCCGATCGGTCGAGCCGGAGCACCACCTGACGGTTCCTACTGGACTGTAG